The following coding sequences lie in one Mycobacterium gordonae genomic window:
- a CDS encoding bifunctional methylenetetrahydrofolate dehydrogenase/methenyltetrahydrofolate cyclohydrolase: MGAITLDGKATRDEIFVDLTQRVAQLTAAGRTPGLGTILVGDDPGSQAYVRGKHADCAKVGITSLRRDLPADISTETLNETIDELNANPECTGYIVQLPLPKHLDENAALERVDPDKDADGLHPTNLGRLVLNMPAPLPCTPRGIVHLLSRYDVPIAGAHVVVIGRGVTVGRPLGLLLTRRSENATVTLCHTATRDLPALTRQADIIVAGVGVPHMLTADMVRPGAAVVDVGVSRVDGKLTGDVHPDVWEVAGHISPNPGGVGPLTRAFLLTNVVERAERR, from the coding sequence GTGGGCGCAATCACGCTGGACGGCAAGGCCACCCGCGACGAGATCTTCGTCGACCTGACGCAGCGGGTCGCACAGTTGACGGCCGCGGGCCGCACACCCGGGTTGGGCACCATTCTGGTCGGCGACGACCCGGGTTCCCAAGCCTACGTCCGCGGCAAGCACGCCGACTGCGCCAAGGTCGGCATCACCTCGCTCCGCCGCGACCTGCCCGCCGACATCTCGACCGAAACGCTCAACGAGACCATCGACGAACTCAACGCCAACCCCGAGTGCACCGGGTACATCGTCCAGTTGCCGCTGCCCAAGCACCTCGACGAGAACGCGGCGTTAGAGCGCGTCGACCCCGACAAGGACGCCGACGGCCTGCATCCGACGAACCTGGGCCGGCTGGTGCTCAACATGCCGGCACCCCTGCCGTGCACCCCGCGCGGCATCGTGCACCTGCTTAGCCGCTACGACGTGCCGATCGCCGGCGCGCATGTCGTGGTGATCGGGCGCGGTGTGACGGTGGGCCGGCCGCTGGGGCTGCTGCTCACCCGCCGCTCGGAGAACGCCACAGTCACTTTGTGCCACACCGCAACCCGCGATCTGCCCGCGCTGACCCGGCAGGCCGACATCATCGTGGCCGGCGTCGGGGTGCCGCACATGCTCACCGCGGACATGGTGCGTCCCGGCGCGGCCGTCGTCGACGTCGGGGTCAGCCGGGTGGACGGCAAACTCACCGGGGACGTGCACCCTGACGTGTGGGAGGTCGCCGGGCACATCTCGCCCAACCCCGGTGGCGTGGGTCCGCTGACCCGGGCTTTCCTATTGACCAACGTCGTCGAGCGGGCTGAACGACGGTGA
- a CDS encoding FAD-dependent oxidoreductase produces MRLMISRQAFLRGAAGALAGSALFGISRPRAWAEPTGAWSSLASSIGGKVLLPADGASFTTAKQVFNSNYNAAAPAAVVLVTSPADVAKAVAFAAANKLKIAPRGGGHSYTGASSATGAMVLDLRGLTGGVNFDAASGTVTVPAATDLYAVHQALASAGRAIPTGSCPTVGVAGLTLGGGMGADSRHAGLTCDALRSATVVLPSGETVTASAEDHPDLFWALRGGGGGNFGVTTSLTFATFSTSDSDVVRVDFAPAAGVQVLAGWQTWLSGADRNTWGLVDLSVSGSEGNCHVLATCPAGSGQAVAQAITSAVGVQPTATERKTMPHMDLVMYLAGGSATSSPRGFVAGSDVIGTMNSAAAQAIVAALGKWPPAGGRASVIVDTLSGAVGDVDPAGSAFPWRQHAAVAQWYVENGSGQTSTASTWVATAHTTVKQFSVGGYVNYLEANTPASRYFGSNLARLATVRQQYDPNGLMYSGLSF; encoded by the coding sequence ATGCGGCTCATGATTTCTCGCCAGGCATTTCTTCGGGGGGCCGCAGGAGCGTTGGCGGGCTCGGCACTGTTCGGCATATCGCGGCCGCGGGCATGGGCCGAACCGACCGGCGCATGGAGCAGCCTGGCCTCTTCGATCGGTGGCAAGGTGTTGCTCCCGGCCGACGGCGCCTCCTTCACCACGGCCAAGCAGGTCTTCAACTCGAACTACAACGCCGCCGCCCCCGCGGCGGTCGTGTTGGTCACCTCACCCGCCGACGTCGCGAAGGCCGTCGCGTTCGCGGCCGCCAACAAGCTCAAGATTGCCCCGCGCGGCGGCGGGCATTCCTACACCGGTGCGTCGAGCGCCACCGGCGCCATGGTCCTGGACCTGCGCGGGCTGACCGGCGGGGTGAACTTCGACGCCGCCAGCGGCACCGTCACGGTTCCCGCCGCGACGGATCTGTACGCGGTGCATCAGGCGCTGGCGTCTGCGGGCCGGGCGATTCCCACCGGCAGCTGCCCGACCGTCGGAGTGGCCGGGCTGACGCTGGGCGGCGGGATGGGCGCAGACTCCCGCCATGCCGGGTTGACGTGCGATGCGCTGCGGTCGGCCACTGTGGTGTTGCCTAGCGGCGAAACGGTCACCGCGTCGGCAGAGGACCACCCCGATCTGTTTTGGGCGTTGCGCGGCGGGGGCGGCGGCAACTTCGGGGTGACCACGTCTCTGACATTCGCGACCTTCTCCACCTCGGACTCCGACGTGGTGCGAGTCGATTTCGCCCCCGCGGCTGGCGTGCAAGTGCTGGCCGGCTGGCAGACCTGGCTTTCAGGCGCCGACCGAAACACCTGGGGGCTGGTCGATCTATCGGTCAGCGGCAGCGAGGGCAACTGCCATGTGCTGGCAACCTGCCCGGCCGGCTCGGGGCAGGCGGTGGCCCAGGCGATCACCTCCGCGGTCGGGGTGCAACCGACCGCGACCGAGCGCAAGACGATGCCGCACATGGACCTGGTGATGTACCTGGCCGGCGGCAGCGCGACCAGCTCACCGCGTGGCTTCGTGGCTGGGTCCGACGTTATCGGCACCATGAATTCCGCTGCGGCGCAAGCGATTGTCGCCGCTCTGGGGAAGTGGCCGCCGGCCGGCGGGCGGGCCTCGGTGATCGTCGACACGTTGAGCGGCGCGGTCGGCGACGTCGACCCGGCCGGTTCGGCGTTCCCGTGGCGCCAGCACGCCGCCGTCGCGCAGTGGTACGTCGAGAACGGCAGTGGGCAGACGTCGACGGCCAGCACTTGGGTGGCCACCGCGCACACGACGGTGAAGCAGTTCTCCGTCGGGGGTTACGTCAACTACTTGGAGGCCAACACGCCGGCGTCGCGGTATTTCGGGTCCAACCTCGCGCGGCTGGCTACGGTTCGCCAGCAGTACGACCCGAATGGGCTGATGTATTCGGGGCTTTCCTTCTGA
- a CDS encoding DUF732 domain-containing protein — MQPLRHQPLTVRLLAATACFLTAGAAFAAPAEASPVDDAFITALSNAGINYGDPLNAENLGRSVCPILSQPGGSFNTAASRVFASQSGMSPEMAGMFTTIAIQMYCPSVMADVAAGKVPGALQQIPGVGSIPGLAGIPGMPGS, encoded by the coding sequence GTGCAGCCATTGCGTCACCAACCCCTGACCGTGCGGTTATTGGCCGCAACCGCCTGTTTCTTGACCGCAGGCGCGGCGTTCGCCGCCCCGGCCGAGGCCAGCCCCGTCGACGACGCATTCATCACCGCGTTGAGCAATGCCGGCATCAACTACGGCGACCCGCTCAATGCCGAGAACCTGGGCAGGTCGGTCTGCCCGATCCTTTCCCAGCCGGGTGGGTCGTTCAATACGGCCGCTTCCCGGGTCTTCGCCAGCCAGAGCGGCATGTCACCCGAGATGGCCGGCATGTTCACCACCATCGCGATTCAGATGTACTGCCCGTCGGTGATGGCCGACGTCGCGGCCGGCAAGGTACCGGGCGCGCTGCAGCAGATCCCGGGCGTCGGCAGCATTCCGGGCCTGGCCGGCATTCCGGGGATGCCGGGGTCCTAG
- a CDS encoding NADH:flavin oxidoreductase — translation MSAAPDVLSPAKLGPLTLRNRTIKSATFEARTPNALVTDDLIEYHRKPAAGGVGMTTVAYCAVSQGGRTEGNGIWMRPEAVPGFQRLTDAIHAEDAAVSAQIGHAGPVANARTNGATALAPVRFFNPIGMRFAKKASADDIDEVLADHAKAARFAVEAGFDAVEIHLGHNYLASAFLSPLINRRTDEFGGSLANRAKVARGLVMAVRRAVDQGPRQIAVTAKLNMSDGVRGGISNEESLITARWLEEDGGLDAIELTAGSSLVNPMYLFRGDAPLKEFAGAFKPPLRWGMRMTGKKFLREYPYQEAYLLREAKLFRAELKLPLILLGGITNRDTMDLAMAEGFDFVAMGRALLAEPDLINRIARDGAGVRSACTHCNQCMPTIYSRTHCVVTGAPD, via the coding sequence ATGTCTGCAGCCCCAGACGTCTTGAGCCCCGCCAAACTCGGTCCGCTGACCCTTCGGAACCGGACCATCAAGTCCGCAACATTCGAAGCGCGCACCCCGAACGCGCTGGTGACCGACGACCTGATCGAGTACCACCGCAAGCCCGCCGCCGGTGGCGTGGGCATGACCACCGTCGCCTACTGCGCAGTCTCCCAGGGCGGGCGCACCGAGGGCAACGGAATCTGGATGCGCCCCGAGGCGGTACCCGGCTTTCAGCGCCTCACCGATGCGATCCACGCCGAAGACGCAGCCGTCAGCGCCCAGATCGGCCACGCCGGCCCCGTCGCCAACGCCCGGACCAACGGAGCGACCGCGCTGGCCCCGGTGCGTTTCTTCAACCCGATCGGCATGCGTTTCGCCAAGAAGGCCAGCGCGGACGACATCGACGAGGTGCTGGCCGATCACGCCAAGGCGGCCCGATTTGCCGTGGAAGCCGGCTTCGACGCCGTCGAAATCCATTTGGGGCACAACTATCTGGCCAGCGCGTTCCTATCTCCGTTGATCAACCGTCGCACCGACGAGTTCGGCGGGTCATTGGCCAACCGGGCCAAGGTCGCCCGCGGGCTGGTGATGGCCGTGCGTCGGGCCGTGGACCAGGGGCCTCGGCAGATCGCGGTGACCGCCAAGCTCAACATGTCCGACGGGGTGCGCGGCGGCATCTCCAACGAAGAGTCGCTGATCACGGCCCGGTGGCTGGAGGAGGACGGCGGGCTGGACGCGATCGAACTGACCGCGGGCAGCTCACTGGTCAACCCGATGTACCTGTTCCGCGGCGACGCGCCGTTGAAGGAGTTCGCCGGCGCGTTCAAGCCCCCGCTGCGCTGGGGCATGCGGATGACGGGCAAGAAGTTCCTGCGCGAATACCCCTACCAGGAGGCCTATCTGCTGCGCGAGGCCAAGCTGTTCCGCGCCGAGCTGAAGCTGCCGCTGATTCTGCTGGGTGGCATCACCAACCGGGACACGATGGATCTGGCGATGGCCGAGGGGTTCGACTTCGTCGCGATGGGCCGGGCGCTGCTGGCCGAGCCGGACCTGATCAACCGGATCGCCCGCGACGGTGCGGGCGTCCGCTCGGCCTGCACGCACTGCAATCAATGCATGCCGACGATCTACAGCCGCACGCACTGCGTGGTCACCGGAGCGCCGGACTAG
- a CDS encoding DUF3017 domain-containing protein — protein MTVRAILGRAMRAQWPILLVGLIFLVAFVLAGANFWRRGALLIGIGVGVAAVLRLALPDERAGLLVVRSRGTDFLTTASVGAAMVYVAWTIDPLGTG, from the coding sequence ATGACGGTTCGGGCCATCCTGGGGCGTGCGATGCGCGCCCAATGGCCGATCCTGCTCGTCGGGCTGATCTTCCTGGTGGCGTTCGTGCTGGCGGGCGCCAACTTCTGGCGCCGCGGCGCGCTGTTGATCGGCATCGGGGTCGGGGTGGCCGCCGTACTGCGGCTGGCCCTGCCCGACGAGCGGGCGGGTCTGTTGGTGGTGCGGAGCCGGGGGACCGACTTCCTCACCACTGCATCGGTGGGAGCGGCGATGGTCTACGTCGCGTGGACCATTGACCCGCTGGGTACCGGTTAG